In one window of Paraflavitalea soli DNA:
- a CDS encoding ORF6N domain-containing protein: MAKSTSKVVIPEEGIIKKILVLRGERVILDFHIAEIFGVETRALKQAVKRNMDRFPKDFMFRLTKKEMESVVSQNVIPHIKYLGGATPFAFTETGVAMLSGVLKSENAVKMNIIIMRAFIMLRKIAVNYKEIMNLLQQMRLQYDKQFGEVHKVLEYLLHPPQPPRRKIGFRRSDEND; encoded by the coding sequence ATGGCAAAGTCAACGTCGAAAGTTGTTATTCCTGAAGAAGGAATTATTAAAAAGATCCTCGTATTACGCGGTGAAAGAGTAATACTTGATTTTCATATTGCAGAGATCTTTGGAGTGGAAACAAGGGCACTGAAACAGGCAGTCAAGCGCAATATGGACCGCTTCCCCAAAGACTTTATGTTCAGGCTTACCAAGAAAGAAATGGAAAGTGTGGTATCACAAAATGTGATACCACATATAAAGTACCTGGGAGGAGCTACTCCTTTTGCTTTCACAGAGACAGGTGTAGCCATGCTTTCAGGTGTCTTGAAAAGTGAAAATGCAGTAAAGATGAATATCATCATCATGAGAGCATTTATCATGTTGCGGAAAATAGCAGTTAATTATAAGGAGATCATGAACCTCCTGCAACAGATGCGTTTACAATATGACAAACAATTTGGTGAGGTACACAAGGTATTGGAATACCTGTTGCATCCACCACAACCTCCCCGCAGAAAAATTGGATTCCGTAGAAGTGATGAAAATGATTAA
- a CDS encoding SDR family oxidoreductase, which yields MTQNNKIALVTGGSRGLGKNAALMLSKKGIDVIITYRQKKEEAEEVVAGIQQNGQQAAALQLEVGDTSSFDGFIQQVSTTLNKHFGKTQFDFLVNNAGIEGFNPITETTEELFDNLYNVHLKGTYFLTQKALPLLANGGRIINFSTGLARFATPGYSAYASMKGAIEVFTRYLAKELGSRGITANTIAPGPIETDFTRHALGNPQIRNFLVGQTALARTGLPEDIGGVIAFLCSPEAGWVNAQRIEVSGGIFL from the coding sequence ATGACACAAAACAACAAAATTGCCCTGGTTACCGGCGGCAGTCGTGGATTAGGTAAGAATGCAGCACTGATGCTCTCTAAAAAAGGGATCGATGTTATCATTACCTACCGGCAGAAAAAAGAAGAAGCGGAAGAAGTCGTAGCCGGGATCCAACAAAACGGACAGCAGGCAGCAGCCTTACAACTGGAAGTAGGCGACACCTCCTCCTTTGATGGCTTTATACAACAAGTAAGCACTACACTCAACAAGCACTTTGGTAAAACCCAATTCGACTTCCTGGTCAACAATGCGGGTATAGAGGGCTTCAACCCGATTACGGAAACAACGGAAGAATTGTTTGACAACCTCTACAACGTACACCTGAAAGGCACCTATTTTCTTACCCAAAAGGCCTTGCCGCTGCTGGCCAATGGAGGCCGTATCATCAATTTCTCCACCGGTCTTGCCCGTTTTGCCACGCCGGGCTATAGTGCCTATGCGTCTATGAAAGGCGCTATTGAAGTATTTACCCGTTACCTGGCCAAAGAGCTGGGATCAAGGGGCATCACGGCCAATACCATTGCTCCCGGTCCCATTGAGACCGACTTTACCAGGCACGCGCTGGGCAATCCACAGATACGCAATTTCCTGGTAGGACAAACGGCGCTGGCCCGTACAGGATTACCGGAAGATATAGGCGGCGTGATCGCTTTCCTGTGCTCACCGGAAGCCGGATGGGTTAATGCACAAAGAATTGAAGTATCCGGAGGCATTTTCCTGTAA
- a CDS encoding LacI family DNA-binding transcriptional regulator yields the protein MKFEAVTIKDIAKALGISTSTVSRALRDSYEISPETKQLVLDCAEKLNYRPNPIALSLKEKRSRSIGVVVCEIANSFFSQIINGIESISYDRGYNVIISQSHESYEREVMDLRYLASRSVDGLLISVSTETNDISHLKALHEKGLPIVFFDRITEEINTHSVIVDNFKGAYEATEHLVQNGYKRIAAIANSEFLSITTERLAGYREALLSNGLPPDDAYIKHCFYGGMIFSEIEEAVNRLFTLKQKPDAIVTMADKLTSGCLKTLKRRGLTVPDDIALVGFSNSDIAELISPPLTVVRQPAYEIGRDATELLLQLIESKRPVKQFEKRTLTPELQVRESSFPKK from the coding sequence ATGAAATTTGAAGCAGTTACTATTAAAGATATTGCCAAAGCACTCGGAATATCTACTTCCACTGTTTCAAGGGCCCTGCGTGATAGTTATGAAATAAGCCCGGAAACCAAGCAGTTAGTGCTGGATTGTGCCGAAAAGCTGAATTATCGCCCCAATCCCATAGCCCTCAGTCTAAAGGAAAAACGTAGCCGTTCTATTGGCGTGGTAGTGTGTGAAATAGCCAATAGCTTCTTTTCGCAGATCATTAATGGCATAGAATCCATTTCGTATGACCGTGGTTATAACGTCATTATATCCCAAAGCCATGAATCATATGAAAGGGAAGTGATGGACCTCCGTTACCTGGCCTCCCGGTCGGTAGATGGACTGTTGATCTCCGTTTCTACGGAAACGAACGATATCAGTCACCTCAAAGCGCTGCATGAAAAAGGGCTGCCCATTGTCTTCTTTGATCGTATTACAGAAGAGATCAATACCCATAGCGTAATTGTAGATAATTTTAAAGGGGCTTATGAAGCCACGGAACATTTGGTTCAAAATGGCTATAAGCGTATTGCAGCCATTGCCAACTCAGAATTCCTGTCCATTACCACCGAAAGGCTGGCCGGCTACCGGGAGGCGTTGTTGAGTAATGGTCTCCCCCCCGATGATGCTTATATTAAACATTGTTTCTATGGAGGTATGATCTTCTCTGAAATAGAAGAGGCAGTGAACAGGCTGTTTACACTGAAACAAAAGCCCGATGCCATTGTAACAATGGCCGATAAACTGACAAGCGGCTGCCTCAAAACACTTAAAAGACGCGGCCTCACCGTACCCGACGATATTGCCCTGGTAGGGTTTTCCAATTCAGATATCGCAGAACTGATCAGCCCACCCCTCACGGTAGTACGGCAGCCAGCCTATGAGATAGGCCGCGATGCCACCGAACTATTGCTGCAACTGATAGAAAGCAAACGGCCCGTCAAACAATTCGAAAAAAGAACCCTCACGCCTGAATTGCAGGTAAGAGAATCATCATTCCCAAAGAAATAA
- a CDS encoding DUF5034 domain-containing protein, translating into MKKVIFLLLLPLLAEAVVSCCNCLEPVIQHYTNKTISVSNLDNSAQAPIISLSNTVIKKAYGIRVQLVREKLACLEKRQSLFISSAYAFDCRCPPAQEYRPKDSIVSVKIYTQQAFDNTHTAGSDLSVYFKVYKPHYFTTIDDYVTKTPVVLFDSKELQPNIDFLLMTPPAMNVEHKFKIQLILSDGRILEGETPTVKLI; encoded by the coding sequence ATGAAAAAAGTCATATTTCTATTATTGTTGCCCCTGCTGGCAGAAGCAGTGGTTTCCTGCTGTAATTGCCTGGAACCCGTTATCCAACACTATACCAATAAGACCATTTCCGTTAGCAACCTCGACAATAGCGCACAGGCTCCTATAATATCTTTATCAAATACCGTAATCAAAAAGGCATATGGTATCAGGGTACAATTGGTCCGTGAAAAACTGGCCTGTCTTGAAAAAAGGCAATCCCTCTTTATTTCATCAGCCTATGCTTTTGACTGCCGCTGCCCACCTGCCCAGGAATACAGGCCCAAAGACAGCATCGTATCCGTTAAGATCTACACGCAACAGGCATTTGACAATACCCATACGGCAGGCTCCGACCTATCTGTCTACTTCAAAGTATACAAGCCCCATTACTTCACTACCATTGATGACTATGTAACAAAAACACCGGTAGTATTATTTGATAGCAAGGAATTGCAACCGAACATTGATTTTCTGCTGATGACGCCGCCGGCCATGAATGTGGAACACAAGTTTAAAATTCAGCTCATCCTGTCTGACGGACGGATCCTGGAAGGCGAAACCCCTACCGTAAAACTGATCTGA
- a CDS encoding T9SS type A sorting domain-containing protein, producing MRKRIFVFVLAVWCRVLGYAQDPGFFLNDWQPINITAPAFNNVAKPTGTPAVTITVDANNVITKVPGYLFGNNANPYMTQMVTEPVLIDHIKNLAPGIIRMPGGNISSVYFWNGLPGVPPVDVPDSLYDSDGKKVLAGYWYGKNTAGWTLSLDNYYAMLQQTGSKGIITVNYSYARYGTSADPVKQAAHLAADWVRYDNGRTKFWEIGNEDAGPWQAGYKIDVTKNKDGQPEIISGELYGQHIKVFIDSMRKAATEKGATIYIGAQLIQYDAVSSWNPVDRTWNSGYFGKAGNAADFYIVHSYYTPYNENSSASVILNTAATETQNMMNYMRTTTQQGGVPLKPIALTEWNIFAVGSKQMVSHVNGLHATLTLGELIKNKYGQASRWDLANGWDNGNDHGTFSTGNEPGAATWAPRPSFYHMYYFRKYFGDQMVTSSVTGNNDIVSYASTFSSGQMGVVIVNKGTSTQLVKLNFQNFYSGDRYYWYTLTGDTDNGEFSRKVLVNGNGPAGVAGGPANYLDLKANAALAENDVKLSIPPRSASFVIVDKGSVTGVVDIDPQDKLVQVFPNPSGDGNFTIRFNGFSPADQVAIRVINKTGQQLFETKVRGVQTLPVHRFLKAGAYCVQVITDKGITTKKIMVQ from the coding sequence GTGAGAAAAAGAATATTCGTTTTCGTGTTAGCAGTTTGGTGCCGGGTCCTGGGATATGCCCAGGATCCCGGCTTTTTTCTTAATGATTGGCAGCCTATTAACATTACGGCCCCTGCTTTCAACAATGTAGCTAAACCCACCGGCACACCGGCAGTAACAATAACGGTAGATGCCAATAATGTGATCACTAAAGTGCCGGGGTATCTTTTTGGCAACAATGCCAATCCGTATATGACGCAAATGGTGACAGAGCCGGTATTGATCGATCACATTAAAAACCTCGCTCCCGGCATTATCCGTATGCCCGGGGGAAATATCAGCAGTGTGTATTTCTGGAATGGCTTGCCTGGTGTACCGCCTGTGGATGTACCGGATTCGCTGTATGATTCCGATGGCAAGAAAGTCCTGGCGGGATATTGGTATGGCAAGAATACAGCCGGCTGGACGCTCTCGCTCGACAATTACTATGCTATGCTGCAGCAAACCGGTAGCAAGGGCATTATCACCGTCAATTACAGTTATGCCCGGTATGGTACCAGCGCCGATCCGGTAAAGCAGGCCGCTCACCTGGCTGCAGACTGGGTGCGGTATGATAATGGTCGCACAAAGTTTTGGGAGATAGGCAATGAAGATGCAGGCCCCTGGCAGGCAGGCTATAAAATTGATGTGACTAAAAACAAGGATGGCCAGCCGGAGATCATCAGCGGCGAACTGTACGGGCAGCACATCAAAGTATTTATCGATTCCATGCGTAAGGCGGCTACTGAGAAAGGCGCCACTATCTATATTGGCGCCCAGCTGATCCAATATGATGCCGTGAGTTCCTGGAACCCGGTAGACAGGACCTGGAACAGCGGGTATTTCGGCAAAGCCGGCAATGCGGCAGATTTTTACATAGTGCATTCTTATTATACTCCCTACAATGAAAATTCTAGCGCCAGCGTAATCCTCAATACAGCAGCGACGGAAACGCAAAATATGATGAACTATATGCGCACCACTACACAGCAGGGTGGGGTACCGCTGAAACCCATTGCTTTAACGGAGTGGAACATCTTTGCGGTAGGTTCCAAACAAATGGTATCTCATGTCAATGGCCTTCATGCTACCTTAACGCTGGGTGAGTTGATCAAAAATAAATACGGTCAGGCTTCCCGGTGGGATCTGGCCAACGGATGGGATAACGGCAATGACCATGGAACTTTCAGCACAGGCAATGAGCCCGGGGCTGCCACCTGGGCACCCCGGCCATCTTTTTACCATATGTATTATTTCCGTAAATACTTTGGTGATCAGATGGTAACCTCTTCAGTAACCGGCAACAATGATATAGTTAGTTATGCTTCTACATTCAGTTCAGGACAAATGGGAGTGGTGATCGTCAATAAAGGCACAAGCACGCAATTGGTGAAACTTAATTTTCAGAACTTCTATTCCGGTGACCGTTATTACTGGTACACGCTTACCGGGGATACAGACAATGGAGAGTTTTCGCGTAAGGTGCTGGTCAACGGGAATGGGCCGGCAGGTGTGGCTGGCGGACCTGCCAATTACCTGGACCTGAAAGCTAATGCTGCACTTGCTGAAAATGATGTGAAATTGAGCATACCACCGCGGTCAGCAAGTTTTGTAATAGTAGATAAGGGCAGTGTAACGGGTGTGGTGGATATTGATCCACAGGACAAGCTGGTACAGGTATTTCCCAATCCTTCGGGTGATGGAAACTTTACCATACGTTTCAACGGTTTTTCTCCTGCAGATCAGGTAGCCATCCGTGTCATCAATAAGACAGGGCAACAATTGTTCGAAACAAAGGTGCGGGGTGTTCAGACATTGCCTGTACACCGGTTCCTGAAAGCCGGCGCCTACTGTGTGCAGGTGATAACGGACAAAGGGATCACCACTAAAAAAATAATGGTCCAATAA
- a CDS encoding glycan-binding surface protein — protein sequence MRKYNFPILVLLLVLLTGLWACKKDSDGKPVITKLRAISPAPNDSTLTLAGPGQTVVIQGNGFASTTRIYFNGYPTPFNSALLADDNIVVTIPADMPFASLDPAQLNTVKVVTRNGEVVFNFPVVPPPAVLLSASNENALAGERITIRGNNFFFVEKVIFPGGIAVTTNLGTVAAGTSIDVTVPAGVTQAGPLQVVTKFGTGTSLFLFNDYATGMISNFDNINNFSWGCTITDDAGLFPGNHGKYAHLQQDAISGNNWDWWNGKRGVITNAKDWLPASELNNPAANYAMKFDIYVKEPWSTGVLLIGPPPNDTWVYMYRYEPWKTQPGFKSTGWITVTVPLSEFRKKSASGTDGAGDQAAKVSDVIGGIDEIAKFMFVNDTATPIDKLDIAIDNIRVYKIVK from the coding sequence ATGCGCAAATATAATTTTCCTATACTAGTACTGCTGTTGGTTCTGCTGACAGGCTTGTGGGCCTGTAAAAAGGACAGTGACGGCAAGCCGGTCATTACAAAGCTGAGGGCCATTAGCCCGGCTCCCAACGATTCTACACTTACCCTGGCAGGTCCCGGTCAAACAGTGGTCATCCAGGGCAATGGATTTGCTTCTACCACGCGTATCTATTTCAATGGGTATCCCACTCCCTTTAATTCCGCCTTGCTGGCCGATGACAATATCGTAGTGACCATCCCTGCCGATATGCCTTTTGCAAGCCTCGACCCAGCCCAGTTGAACACGGTGAAGGTTGTTACCAGGAATGGAGAGGTGGTATTTAACTTCCCTGTTGTGCCACCTCCTGCTGTACTTTTATCAGCTTCCAATGAAAATGCCCTGGCAGGAGAGCGTATTACCATCAGGGGTAATAACTTCTTTTTTGTGGAGAAAGTGATCTTTCCCGGAGGTATAGCGGTCACTACCAACCTGGGTACAGTGGCTGCGGGCACTTCAATAGATGTAACGGTACCCGCTGGTGTTACCCAGGCGGGCCCGCTGCAGGTAGTTACAAAATTCGGGACAGGCACTTCCCTTTTTCTGTTCAATGATTATGCTACGGGCATGATCTCCAACTTCGATAATATCAATAATTTTTCCTGGGGTTGTACGATCACGGATGATGCGGGTTTGTTTCCAGGCAACCATGGTAAATATGCCCACCTGCAGCAGGATGCCATTTCAGGCAATAACTGGGATTGGTGGAATGGCAAAAGAGGGGTAATTACCAACGCAAAAGACTGGCTGCCGGCTTCTGAATTGAATAATCCCGCTGCTAACTATGCTATGAAATTTGATATCTATGTGAAAGAGCCCTGGTCTACCGGCGTATTACTTATCGGCCCGCCCCCTAATGATACCTGGGTGTACATGTACCGGTATGAGCCCTGGAAAACACAGCCGGGATTCAAGTCCACTGGCTGGATAACTGTTACCGTGCCTTTGAGTGAATTCAGGAAAAAATCTGCCAGCGGTACGGATGGAGCAGGCGATCAGGCAGCAAAAGTAAGTGATGTAATTGGCGGCATTGATGAGATCGCAAAATTCATGTTTGTGAATGATACTGCAACGCCCATTGATAAACTGGATATAGCTATTGATAATATTCGCGTATATAAGATCGTAAAATAA